From Roseibium alexandrii DFL-11, the proteins below share one genomic window:
- the tssK gene encoding type VI secretion system baseplate subunit TssK — MNASGKPLWLEGMFLRPQHLQQYDRWIETNLEHRVKDQAPYSWGVRKLEFDPDALRIGQIQIADADIVFPDGSVFNTSLLHKVAGAREITSEHQGKKIYLAVPLKSVGGLEVGDEAQGKQRYTRHMSEARNTAEADRPPANIAVGTLTARLILEGENLDETANLPIAEIEGVDAQGGVQLSGTFIPPVNFVAASKPLLAHLEEVRSLLRKRGEMMASNAAGQGSSTRNGLMDLMMLGVVNRYEVVIGHLIMSGRHMPEMVYRDLISLIGEISAYGTDTRRPPEIPIYDHRDLRMTYQGLVAVLRNLLSFVVEQNAVSIPLTKREYGIWLGETSDRMVFQARSFVLIAYANVDLETLRKQMPIQIKVGPVEKIRELVNLQLPGIGISPLSVAPRQIPYIQNAVYFSLDTDNELWPQMQTTAAFALHLSGDYPGLGLELWAIHKGK; from the coding sequence TTGAACGCAAGCGGCAAACCGCTCTGGCTGGAGGGAATGTTTCTCCGGCCCCAGCACCTCCAGCAATATGACCGCTGGATCGAAACCAATCTTGAGCACCGGGTGAAAGACCAGGCGCCCTACAGCTGGGGCGTGCGGAAACTTGAGTTTGATCCGGATGCCTTGCGGATCGGCCAGATTCAGATCGCGGACGCGGACATCGTGTTTCCGGACGGATCTGTCTTCAACACCTCGCTCCTGCACAAGGTTGCAGGCGCGCGCGAAATAACGTCAGAACATCAAGGCAAAAAGATCTATCTGGCTGTGCCTTTGAAATCCGTCGGCGGGCTGGAAGTCGGCGACGAAGCGCAAGGCAAACAGCGCTACACAAGGCATATGTCCGAGGCGCGCAACACGGCAGAAGCTGACCGCCCACCAGCCAATATCGCGGTTGGAACACTGACAGCCCGTTTGATCCTCGAAGGTGAAAACCTTGATGAGACCGCCAATCTGCCGATCGCCGAGATTGAAGGTGTGGACGCGCAAGGAGGTGTGCAACTTTCCGGCACATTTATCCCCCCGGTGAATTTCGTTGCAGCCAGCAAGCCGTTGCTGGCGCATCTTGAAGAAGTGCGCAGCCTTCTGCGCAAGCGCGGCGAAATGATGGCTAGCAATGCGGCAGGGCAGGGCAGCAGCACCCGCAACGGCCTCATGGACCTCATGATGCTCGGCGTGGTGAACCGCTACGAAGTTGTTATCGGTCATCTGATTATGTCGGGACGGCACATGCCCGAGATGGTTTACCGCGACCTGATTTCGCTGATCGGCGAGATTTCGGCCTACGGCACTGATACACGCCGCCCTCCGGAAATACCGATTTATGATCATCGTGATCTGCGGATGACCTATCAGGGCCTTGTCGCCGTCCTGCGCAACCTGCTCAGCTTTGTTGTCGAGCAGAACGCGGTCAGCATTCCGCTCACAAAACGGGAATACGGGATCTGGCTGGGCGAAACCTCAGACCGGATGGTATTCCAGGCGCGCTCCTTTGTGCTGATTGCCTATGCAAACGTGGATCTGGAAACCCTGCGCAAGCAGATGCCTATCCAGATCAAGGTCGGGCCGGTCGAAAAGATTCGCGAGTTGGTCAACCTGCAGCTGCCCGGGATTGGGATCTCGCCACTCTCAGTGGCCCCCCGCCAAATCCCGTATATCCAGAACGCGGTCTACTTTTCGTTGGATACCGACAATGAACTTTGGCCGCAAATGCAGACCACAGCCGCATTCGCGTTACACTTGAGCGGCGACTATCCGGGGTTGGGGCTAGAGCTTTGGGCAATCCATAAAGGCAAGTGA
- the tagH gene encoding type VI secretion system-associated FHA domain protein TagH translates to MSSELILTCAALGSQFRYGPSGGTFGRSKKCDWVLPDPNRILSSIHARVVFQGGAFLLIDESTNGTFLAGQEQPIGRGRSIPLGPGTVLTAGPYEITAELVTAQQPMQSAPVAVAQPQVQQAAAMEPQPDFTPDAQFLAPGQTYGAPPKGKQSLDPLDYLGGRDPAPQPVRAAPPASSQQIPQDFMQAGAQAPVVVPPAAPVPPQAAAAPIAQPPQPAAASVSPQPVASPPAEPAQQQPSTTPAPAATPPASGGIPDDFWSSLPGGPLPGSPAAQGASPMPSQPAAPEPAAQSAIPDDFSFGAQQASQAPAPVSTQGAAQPASTSAPLPPMPQSAGSNAPVSSMMPPMPGPGTAGGLSHLDALKARREQRVAALDAKAKGADKDEARLAGAPQPMPLAAQQPPIPAQPMPAQPLPVSPAASEQQPAAPVQEIPNIPMPTGPRSDEDLQVLLRAMGFSEADVPEAIRDQILEDVGAMVREMASGLVSMMAARKVVKSEFRIDETRIEPKENNPFKYFKVGELALDEMLLTRTEGYLSPAQATRHAFQDLQSHSMVVMSAMQRAMRLMFEKLSPEALAQSGDGDGALRLRSLGGRRDKWDTARNTYDHLRKDYEALVRQMIMEAFTQVQEEQARRMSDDYWNKRKK, encoded by the coding sequence ATGAGCAGTGAGTTGATCCTGACCTGCGCGGCTTTGGGCAGTCAGTTCCGGTACGGGCCCTCCGGTGGAACCTTTGGGCGCTCAAAAAAGTGCGACTGGGTTCTTCCTGATCCCAATCGGATATTGTCATCCATACATGCGCGCGTTGTGTTTCAAGGTGGCGCATTCTTGCTGATTGACGAGAGCACCAACGGGACATTTCTTGCCGGACAGGAGCAGCCAATTGGCCGCGGCCGGTCTATTCCGCTGGGGCCGGGGACTGTCCTGACTGCAGGCCCTTATGAAATAACTGCAGAACTCGTCACAGCGCAGCAACCCATGCAATCCGCACCTGTTGCCGTCGCACAGCCACAGGTTCAGCAAGCCGCTGCAATGGAGCCGCAACCCGATTTTACTCCGGATGCGCAATTTCTGGCACCGGGACAGACCTATGGTGCACCTCCAAAGGGCAAACAGTCTCTGGATCCACTGGACTATCTTGGTGGCAGGGACCCAGCGCCTCAGCCGGTGAGGGCCGCCCCGCCGGCATCCTCGCAGCAAATCCCGCAAGACTTCATGCAGGCTGGCGCGCAGGCGCCGGTTGTTGTTCCACCGGCAGCGCCAGTCCCGCCGCAAGCCGCCGCCGCACCCATCGCCCAACCGCCGCAACCAGCCGCTGCCAGCGTTTCGCCTCAACCGGTGGCATCGCCGCCGGCCGAGCCGGCTCAACAACAACCAAGTACTACGCCCGCGCCAGCTGCCACGCCGCCAGCTTCGGGCGGCATTCCTGACGACTTCTGGTCGTCCCTTCCAGGCGGCCCGCTTCCAGGTTCACCTGCTGCGCAAGGGGCGTCTCCGATGCCGTCTCAGCCAGCTGCGCCTGAACCAGCTGCGCAATCGGCCATTCCAGACGATTTTTCCTTTGGCGCGCAACAAGCGTCGCAAGCTCCAGCTCCGGTCTCTACACAGGGCGCCGCCCAGCCGGCTTCCACATCAGCGCCACTTCCGCCAATGCCGCAGAGTGCTGGATCGAACGCACCCGTTTCCTCGATGATGCCGCCGATGCCGGGACCAGGAACCGCAGGCGGTCTCTCCCACCTCGACGCGCTCAAGGCGCGCAGAGAACAGCGGGTCGCAGCGCTTGATGCCAAGGCAAAGGGTGCGGACAAGGATGAAGCCCGTCTGGCGGGAGCGCCGCAGCCGATGCCTTTGGCCGCGCAACAACCGCCAATACCGGCTCAGCCGATGCCCGCTCAACCACTTCCGGTGTCTCCAGCGGCATCAGAACAGCAACCCGCTGCGCCTGTTCAAGAGATACCGAACATCCCGATGCCGACCGGACCGCGCAGCGATGAGGATCTACAGGTCCTGTTGAGAGCCATGGGGTTTTCGGAAGCCGATGTTCCCGAAGCTATCCGCGATCAAATCCTGGAGGATGTCGGCGCCATGGTTCGCGAAATGGCGTCTGGCCTCGTGTCCATGATGGCCGCACGAAAGGTTGTGAAATCGGAATTCCGGATTGATGAAACCCGGATTGAACCGAAAGAAAACAACCCGTTTAAGTACTTCAAGGTTGGCGAACTTGCGTTGGATGAAATGCTTTTGACCAGAACCGAAGGGTATCTGTCGCCAGCACAGGCAACCCGTCATGCGTTTCAGGACTTGCAGAGCCATTCGATGGTCGTCATGTCCGCCATGCAACGGGCGATGCGGTTGATGTTTGAAAAATTATCCCCAGAAGCTTTGGCGCAATCCGGTGACGGTGACGGGGCATTGCGCCTAAGAAGTCTTGGGGGACGTCGTGACAAGTGGGATACGGCGCGCAATACATATGATCACTTGCGCAAGGATTACGAAGCGCTCGTGCGGCAGATGATCATGGAAGCCTTCACGCAAGTGCAGGAAGAGCAGGCGCGGCGGATGTCCGACGATTATTGGAACAAGAGGAAAAAATGA
- the tssM gene encoding type VI secretion system membrane subunit TssM, whose product MIRTYFASLLRPVSLLILLLLIIVSVAIYFFGGIVTIAGFTPFAQTEPRIIAIVALFVLFFLITFLRHVLARRANAKLINSMLANDELVSMGTDMSADEVELIRERFEAALQKLRDNPLDGKRRRNFLFELPWYIIIGPPGTGKTTILRNSGLEYPLAEHGQEALQGIGGTRNCDWWISNEAVMIDTAGRYTTQDVNKGVDAAAWNGFLELILKFRRRRPVNGILLTISIEDVAVADEDSRKRQAEILRQRLRELHRTFGMRLPVYVMFTKCDLIAGFDEYFDDLKQRERDQVWGVTLPYDPQQITVGPAFEAGFTDLVARLEKDLPGTLSEERNNSRRCRIYGFPYEFGSLSTVLRSFLADVFRSSRYEAQPLLRGVYFTSGTQEGTPFDRLLGAMGRSFQLAPSHQMPLSGQGKAYFIKNLLSNIVFPEQNLVGVNTGLERRLAAVYAGGLAALCALVIGMSAYWLAGLNHAEETAEEVEELTDRLRILRTEADQNRSLISILPTLNAAKALRDEVIEQENWLTVTPFSIESQSKLLPAATKTYDSYLTEYLLPSIASRLEAQIQLVSNTTGSNSALLRDQLETYLMLTTGQNYNADKVRSAFRSQNEAAFVLNPENRGAMQEHMNNLIQLLPIKTAVDQPIVQEARDRIQRVPQASEIYNRMVTDSAQRYRVAPINLTRSLGAGALFIDSATAGGRSLIPGLYTKNGFYNFFLARLPEYIRSSIGSDWVLGDSVSETTYNRLAQEIVRMYTQDYIQAWREGISYIRVVEIGSLGRAQIVLQDLSSPDSPLTNVLNILRENTQLPLPGSQQNQAATQAASAASSGAATSLAASASEAAQKAAVETAFGDAPWPGLAIENAFRPLNNLTDPTSTQTLDRVQQLFGDLYGNVSGVVTAPDPTKAAYDLVKGRAQTPTTDSFTTLRAEASTKPEPVRSMVLSIVNRTWDLLNKSAYLYLNGRWKDEVVPACTSIIAGRYPFDPDAQEDVSLEDFTDLLGPSGVMDAFYNDYLKPFIVVRRRQFSPIQTQGAGLGLAQETLNQISTSQTIKEAFFAKGGSSPETKFTIRPSFLDPEALRSTLKIDDDSIVYRHGPVRGKDFSWPSQADASTAELSITLLDNSKTTILKEGTWAIFRLLSASGLSRVRGRDRFEFSVEKVVKKEQRIDNGTKTVDVSYKGSFALSAGSVVNPFNLGLYSSFRCPPAL is encoded by the coding sequence ATGATCAGGACGTATTTCGCAAGCCTTTTGAGACCGGTAAGCCTGCTTATTCTCTTGCTGCTGATCATCGTATCGGTTGCCATCTATTTCTTTGGCGGCATCGTCACGATTGCGGGCTTCACGCCGTTTGCGCAGACCGAGCCGCGGATCATTGCGATCGTCGCGCTCTTTGTTCTGTTTTTCCTCATTACATTCCTGCGCCATGTTCTGGCACGCCGGGCGAATGCCAAGCTCATCAATTCCATGCTCGCCAATGACGAATTGGTGTCCATGGGAACGGACATGTCGGCCGATGAAGTCGAGCTGATCCGGGAGCGCTTCGAAGCTGCCCTGCAGAAGTTGCGCGACAACCCGCTGGACGGCAAGCGGCGCCGGAATTTCCTGTTTGAACTGCCGTGGTACATCATCATCGGCCCGCCCGGCACCGGTAAAACCACCATCTTGCGCAATTCTGGCCTGGAATACCCGCTCGCCGAACACGGGCAGGAGGCGCTGCAGGGCATTGGCGGCACGCGCAACTGTGATTGGTGGATTTCCAATGAAGCCGTGATGATCGACACGGCCGGCCGGTACACGACGCAGGACGTCAACAAGGGCGTTGATGCCGCGGCCTGGAATGGTTTTCTCGAGCTGATTCTGAAGTTCCGCAGACGGCGTCCGGTCAACGGCATTCTGCTGACCATCAGCATTGAGGATGTGGCCGTTGCGGACGAGGACAGCCGGAAGCGTCAGGCGGAAATTCTGCGTCAGCGGCTGCGCGAACTGCACCGGACATTCGGCATGCGGCTGCCGGTCTATGTCATGTTCACCAAGTGTGACCTGATCGCCGGGTTTGACGAGTATTTCGACGACCTGAAGCAACGCGAGCGGGATCAAGTCTGGGGCGTTACGCTGCCCTATGACCCACAACAGATCACGGTTGGACCAGCGTTCGAGGCCGGATTCACGGATCTTGTGGCACGTCTGGAAAAGGACCTGCCGGGCACGCTGAGTGAAGAACGGAACAACAGCCGCCGCTGCCGCATTTACGGCTTTCCTTATGAGTTCGGCTCTCTTTCCACGGTTTTGCGGAGTTTTCTGGCGGATGTTTTCCGGTCCAGCCGGTATGAAGCGCAGCCTTTGTTGCGGGGCGTCTATTTCACGTCCGGAACGCAGGAAGGGACGCCGTTCGATCGTTTGCTCGGTGCAATGGGCCGAAGTTTCCAGCTGGCCCCATCGCATCAGATGCCGCTCAGCGGGCAGGGCAAAGCCTATTTCATCAAGAACCTGCTCTCCAATATTGTCTTTCCTGAGCAAAACCTGGTCGGCGTCAACACAGGTCTGGAGCGTCGGCTGGCTGCTGTCTACGCCGGTGGTTTGGCTGCTCTGTGCGCCCTTGTAATCGGTATGTCAGCTTACTGGCTGGCAGGTCTCAATCACGCAGAAGAGACCGCAGAGGAAGTGGAAGAGTTGACGGATCGGCTCCGTATTCTGCGCACGGAAGCGGATCAAAATCGATCCTTGATCAGCATTCTGCCGACACTCAACGCAGCCAAGGCGCTGCGCGATGAAGTGATCGAGCAGGAGAATTGGCTTACGGTCACACCGTTTTCGATCGAGTCCCAGTCCAAGTTGTTGCCGGCTGCAACGAAGACCTACGATTCTTATCTGACCGAGTATCTTCTGCCGTCGATTGCCTCGCGCCTGGAAGCGCAGATCCAACTGGTCTCGAACACCACGGGCAGCAATTCCGCGCTCCTGCGGGATCAGCTCGAAACCTACCTCATGCTGACGACCGGTCAGAACTACAACGCCGACAAGGTCAGGAGTGCCTTCCGTTCGCAGAACGAGGCCGCGTTCGTGCTCAACCCGGAAAACCGGGGCGCAATGCAGGAGCACATGAACAACCTGATTCAGCTCCTGCCGATAAAGACGGCCGTTGACCAGCCGATCGTCCAGGAAGCCCGCGACAGGATCCAGCGCGTTCCACAAGCAAGCGAAATCTATAACCGCATGGTGACGGATTCCGCACAGCGTTACCGGGTCGCACCAATCAATCTGACGCGCTCGCTCGGGGCCGGTGCGCTGTTCATCGACAGTGCGACAGCAGGTGGCCGCAGCCTGATCCCGGGCCTTTACACCAAGAACGGTTTTTACAACTTCTTCCTGGCCCGGCTGCCGGAATACATCCGGTCATCGATTGGGTCTGACTGGGTGCTCGGGGATAGCGTCAGTGAGACGACCTATAACCGGCTCGCCCAGGAAATCGTCCGGATGTACACGCAGGATTACATCCAGGCCTGGCGTGAAGGGATCAGCTATATCCGCGTCGTGGAAATCGGCTCGCTCGGCCGGGCCCAGATTGTCCTGCAGGACTTGTCGAGCCCGGATTCGCCACTCACAAATGTTCTGAATATCCTGCGCGAAAACACCCAGCTGCCGCTTCCTGGTTCCCAGCAAAACCAGGCAGCGACACAGGCCGCCTCCGCAGCATCGTCAGGTGCGGCAACCAGTCTCGCAGCCTCTGCCAGCGAAGCAGCTCAAAAGGCGGCAGTTGAAACTGCGTTCGGGGATGCGCCTTGGCCTGGACTTGCAATTGAAAATGCCTTCCGGCCGCTGAACAACCTGACCGATCCGACGAGCACTCAGACACTCGACCGTGTTCAGCAGCTGTTCGGCGATCTTTATGGCAACGTGTCCGGAGTTGTGACGGCTCCGGACCCTACAAAAGCTGCTTACGATTTGGTCAAGGGAAGAGCGCAAACCCCGACCACCGATTCCTTCACGACCTTGCGGGCGGAAGCGTCCACCAAACCCGAACCGGTGCGGTCGATGGTCCTTTCGATCGTCAATCGTACGTGGGATCTTTTGAACAAATCTGCCTATCTCTATCTGAACGGCCGATGGAAAGATGAAGTCGTACCAGCCTGTACGTCCATCATCGCTGGGCGGTACCCGTTCGATCCGGATGCGCAAGAAGACGTCAGCCTGGAAGATTTCACTGATCTGCTCGGCCCGTCCGGTGTCATGGATGCGTTTTACAACGACTATCTGAAACCGTTTATCGTGGTGCGCCGGCGCCAGTTCAGCCCGATCCAGACGCAAGGTGCGGGCCTGGGCTTGGCTCAGGAAACGCTCAACCAGATTTCCACGTCTCAGACAATCAAGGAAGCGTTCTTTGCCAAAGGCGGCAGCAGTCCGGAGACCAAATTCACGATCCGGCCGTCCTTCCTGGACCCGGAAGCCCTGCGCTCGACTTTGAAGATTGACGACGATTCGATTGTTTACCGGCACGGTCCGGTGCGCGGCAAGGACTTCAGTTGGCCGAGCCAGGCTGATGCGAGCACCGCGGAACTGTCGATCACACTTCTGGACAATTCCAAGACCACGATCCTCAAGGAAGGCACATGGGCGATTTTCCGGCTGTTGAGTGCATCTGGCTTGTCTCGG
- the tssG gene encoding type VI secretion system baseplate subunit TssG produces the protein MTEVVEATDKHQALAGHLAHSQFFQLVYLIGLMHADVNKMGPGHAPKDEPIQFRATRSLSFGASDVSEISYNEARDKFDIRVNFLGLYGPASPLPPNVTERIIESDENPSSLEDLLDLFNHRLTILLYQIWRRSRHYIRFEDHGLDATSKCFLALCGFPIEDRAEIGSVARSALLPHVGLMSLYSNSAEAVASVLSSFFKVPCEIIEYVNRHVVMGEDSQISLGVRNTLLGGDMVLGEEVEDDLGKFTVRMGPASYEKLKPFMPGGERHPEIAELLAMVMRDPLDWDLQFVFKEDTVTAGKVGDIRLGVSLWLDAEEDSQLENPVQLTGLPLGSGPDYTGEQEHATPKTSGHVPGTGPADKQSNGLMVS, from the coding sequence ATGACGGAAGTTGTCGAGGCAACGGATAAACACCAAGCTCTTGCCGGGCACCTTGCGCACAGCCAATTCTTTCAGCTCGTCTACCTCATCGGCCTGATGCATGCGGACGTCAACAAGATGGGTCCGGGCCATGCGCCGAAGGATGAGCCTATCCAGTTTCGTGCCACCCGCTCGCTCAGTTTCGGTGCCAGTGATGTTTCCGAGATCTCTTATAACGAAGCCCGCGACAAATTTGATATCCGGGTGAATTTTCTGGGCCTTTATGGTCCGGCCTCGCCGTTGCCGCCGAACGTTACGGAACGGATCATCGAGAGTGATGAAAACCCGTCTTCTCTCGAAGACCTTTTGGATTTGTTCAATCACCGCCTGACGATCCTGCTTTACCAGATTTGGCGCCGCTCCCGGCACTACATCCGGTTTGAAGACCATGGCCTTGATGCGACGTCCAAATGCTTCCTGGCCTTGTGCGGGTTTCCGATCGAGGACCGGGCGGAAATCGGATCCGTCGCAAGATCAGCGCTGCTGCCGCATGTTGGTCTGATGTCGTTGTACTCGAACTCCGCCGAGGCTGTCGCATCGGTCTTGTCGAGTTTCTTCAAGGTGCCGTGCGAAATCATCGAGTATGTGAACCGCCATGTGGTGATGGGTGAAGACAGCCAGATCTCTTTGGGCGTTCGAAATACCCTACTTGGCGGGGACATGGTGCTTGGCGAAGAGGTCGAAGACGACCTTGGCAAATTCACCGTCCGGATGGGCCCTGCGTCTTATGAAAAACTCAAACCGTTCATGCCCGGTGGAGAGCGGCACCCCGAAATTGCCGAACTTTTGGCGATGGTCATGCGGGACCCACTTGATTGGGATCTGCAATTCGTCTTCAAGGAGGACACGGTGACAGCCGGAAAAGTAGGCGATATTCGGCTGGGTGTTTCTCTGTGGCTCGATGCCGAGGAAGACAGCCAACTGGAAAATCCTGTTCAGTTGACGGGTCTGCCTTTGGGGAGCGGGCCGGACTATACCGGTGAGCAGGAACATGCTACGCCGAAAACGAGTGGTCATGTGCCCGGGACGGGGCCTGCCGATAAACAATCCAACGGTCTGATGGTGTCATGA
- the icmH gene encoding type IVB secretion system protein IcmH/DotU: MTNDDLDQPTVAQRLSPRARTSMAQGSAGAGDPGDEPTVAFVSQPSVAQPAQQAQPDPSAPATQNGSSVEAATSIVRLFDRIPERVLVRAASPLLLLIAHLRSAIDRADVVSLRREVVAEIDKFEQTAQKEGVEAGDIIAARYVLCATVDETVLMTPWGSRSEWSSNSLLNQFHNETWGGEKFFGILDRIKGDAPRKMPLLVLLHACLMLGFEGRYRVLEGGRDQLEDLRNELSRLIKRNTRIKPDQPLSKVSEGHKGGRKVSILPPIWIIGIIAVSILFIAWAYSDFMLEGEIVPPLSAIEALEVK, encoded by the coding sequence ATGACGAATGACGACCTGGACCAACCGACCGTAGCGCAGCGCTTGTCGCCGCGGGCACGTACGTCCATGGCGCAGGGCTCGGCAGGTGCGGGCGATCCGGGCGATGAACCGACTGTTGCGTTCGTCAGCCAGCCTTCCGTCGCCCAACCCGCGCAGCAAGCTCAGCCTGACCCGTCTGCTCCGGCCACGCAGAATGGATCTTCGGTTGAAGCAGCAACATCGATCGTTCGCCTTTTCGACCGCATCCCGGAACGCGTTCTGGTCCGCGCGGCATCACCGCTGCTGCTGCTGATAGCGCACTTGCGCAGTGCGATTGACCGCGCCGATGTCGTCTCGCTCCGCCGCGAAGTCGTGGCTGAAATCGACAAGTTTGAGCAAACGGCGCAAAAGGAAGGCGTAGAAGCCGGTGACATCATCGCTGCGCGCTATGTTCTGTGTGCAACCGTTGATGAGACGGTCTTGATGACGCCCTGGGGCAGCCGCAGTGAGTGGAGTTCCAACAGTCTGCTCAACCAGTTTCACAATGAGACCTGGGGCGGCGAAAAGTTCTTTGGCATTTTGGACCGGATCAAGGGCGATGCGCCGCGCAAGATGCCTTTGCTTGTTTTGCTGCACGCGTGCCTGATGCTCGGATTCGAAGGCCGTTACCGGGTTTTGGAAGGCGGCCGGGATCAGCTGGAAGATCTGCGCAACGAACTGTCGCGGCTGATCAAGCGGAACACGCGCATCAAGCCGGACCAGCCGCTGTCGAAAGTGTCTGAAGGCCACAAGGGCGGTCGGAAGGTGAGCATTCTGCCGCCAATATGGATCATCGGCATTATTGCTGTGTCGATCCTTTTTATTGCCTGGGCCTACAGCGATTTCATGCTGGAAGGTGAAATCGTCCCCCCGTTGAGCGCCATTGAAGCGCTCGAAGTGAAATAG
- the tssJ gene encoding type VI secretion system lipoprotein TssJ, whose product MSLTRRSACIGLLGVPIVISAGCARTAKPTPIKIELQADANVNPNENGDPAPVVVRVYELKELTAFQNGSFFDFADNDKKLLGGDLVGSAEYELTPGQTVDYNRSISSEARYIGVVAAFRDIESAQWQDSIELEQEKKNEFVIYLTTLAVRIQKLRNRRLGVF is encoded by the coding sequence ATGAGCCTGACCCGACGATCAGCCTGCATCGGACTTCTTGGAGTGCCCATTGTCATTTCTGCAGGGTGTGCAAGGACCGCAAAGCCGACACCGATCAAGATCGAGCTGCAGGCCGATGCCAACGTGAACCCCAACGAAAATGGCGATCCGGCACCGGTTGTGGTCAGGGTTTACGAGTTGAAAGAGCTGACGGCCTTTCAGAATGGCAGCTTTTTTGACTTCGCGGACAACGACAAGAAATTGTTGGGCGGTGACTTGGTCGGAAGTGCGGAATACGAGCTGACACCGGGACAGACGGTCGACTATAACCGCAGTATCTCCAGTGAAGCCCGCTACATCGGGGTTGTCGCTGCATTCCGGGATATTGAGTCCGCTCAGTGGCAGGACTCGATCGAACTCGAACAAGAAAAGAAAAATGAGTTTGTCATCTATCTGACCACTCTTGCTGTTCGAATACAAAAGCTTCGAAACCGCCGGTTGGGCGTCTTTTAG